In the Loxodonta africana isolate mLoxAfr1 chromosome 1, mLoxAfr1.hap2, whole genome shotgun sequence genome, one interval contains:
- the LOC100673832 gene encoding centromere protein S-like, with translation MEDEEAEEQQRFSYQQRLKAAVHCSVGCLCKEVASDFGGDFLTVRNFAKDLEMFARHAERSTINTDDVKLLARRSNSLLKNITEKSEAIAQFTLEQMAKKKKKFKNGNKDSREPAEAGVVESENQTQLLGKEVFSR, from the coding sequence atggaggacGAGGAGGCTGAGGAGCAACAGAGATTCTCTTACCAACAGAGGCTAAAGGCAGCAGTTCACTGCAGTGTTGGCTGTCTTTGCAAGGAAGTTGCATCGGATTTTGGAGGTGACTTTTTGACAGTGAGAAACTTTgcaaaagatcttgaaatgtttgcCAGACATGCAGAAAGAAGCACAATTAACACCGACGATGTGAAGCTCTTAGCCAGGAGGAGCAACTCACTGCTGAAGAATATCACAGAGAAAAGTGAAGCGATTGCTCAGTTTACCCTAGAACAAAtggcaaagaagaaaaagaagttcaAGAATGGAAACAAAGATTCAAGGGAGCCAGCAGAGGCTGGAGTAGTGGAAAGTGAGAACCAGACTCAGCTACTTGGAAAAGAAGTCTTTAGTAGGTAG